The following proteins are co-located in the Bradyrhizobium sp. AZCC 2176 genome:
- a CDS encoding 2,3-bisphosphoglycerate-dependent phosphoglycerate mutase, which yields MSERLLVLVRHGQSEWNLKNLFTGWKDPDLTEQGVAEAKEAGRKLKAQGLTFDVAFTSDLTRAQHTLKLMLAEIGQTGLPTTKDLALNERDYGDLSGLNKDDARKKWGEDQVLVWRRSYDVPPPGGESLKDTLARALPYYVQEILPGVLRGQRTLVAAHGNSLRALIMVLEKLTPEQILKRELATGVPVIYRLNADSTVATKVDLAA from the coding sequence ATGAGCGAACGTCTTCTTGTGCTCGTGCGTCACGGGCAAAGTGAATGGAATTTGAAAAACCTGTTCACCGGCTGGAAGGACCCTGATCTCACCGAACAGGGCGTTGCCGAGGCCAAGGAGGCCGGCCGCAAGTTGAAGGCGCAAGGGCTGACGTTCGACGTTGCCTTCACCTCGGACCTGACACGGGCGCAGCATACGCTGAAGCTGATGCTCGCCGAGATCGGGCAGACCGGACTGCCGACGACGAAAGACCTCGCGCTCAACGAACGCGACTACGGCGACTTGTCGGGCCTCAACAAGGATGACGCCCGCAAGAAATGGGGCGAGGACCAGGTGCTGGTCTGGCGCCGCTCCTACGACGTGCCGCCGCCCGGCGGCGAAAGCCTGAAGGATACGCTGGCGCGCGCGCTGCCCTATTATGTGCAGGAGATCCTGCCCGGCGTGCTGCGCGGACAGCGCACGCTGGTCGCCGCCCACGGCAATTCGCTGCGCGCGCTGATCATGGTGCTGGAGAAGTTGACGCCCGAGCAGATTTTGAAGCGCGAGCTCGCAACCGGCGTGCCGGTGATCTACCGGTTGAATGCGGATTCGACCGTGGCAACGAAAGTCGATCTGGCGGCGTGA
- a CDS encoding hydroxymethylglutaryl-CoA lyase: MTRVQELYPDNKIVLREVGLRDGLQLVKTFPSTSAKQRWIRDEYAAGVRHFEVGSFLPAKTFPQFADVRDIIGTVASLPGAYGVALTLNERGANEALASGVAEVATVVSATEEHSQANANRSRESAIANVKRLCELRDASAHRPVVNSAISMALGCSIVGAVDPKEVLRLTEKLFEAGVDMVAIADTVGYAGPKQVGELTSAAVKIAGAKPICIHLHDTRGMGIANASAALDAGARVLDGSLGGLGGCPFAPGATGNVVFEDLVFLCESKGFKTGIDIEKLIAVRGILKSEMPGEALYGGLARAGLPGRTAAKAA; the protein is encoded by the coding sequence ATGACCCGCGTCCAGGAACTCTATCCCGACAACAAGATCGTCCTGCGCGAGGTCGGCCTGCGCGACGGCCTGCAGCTCGTGAAGACGTTTCCGTCGACATCCGCCAAGCAGCGCTGGATCCGCGACGAATATGCCGCGGGCGTGCGGCATTTCGAGGTCGGCTCGTTCCTGCCGGCAAAGACATTTCCGCAATTCGCCGACGTGCGCGACATCATCGGGACCGTGGCCTCGCTGCCCGGCGCTTACGGCGTTGCGCTGACGCTGAATGAGCGCGGGGCGAACGAAGCGCTGGCCTCTGGCGTCGCCGAGGTGGCGACGGTGGTGTCAGCGACCGAGGAGCACAGCCAGGCCAATGCCAACCGCTCGCGCGAGTCGGCGATTGCCAACGTCAAACGGCTCTGTGAACTGCGCGACGCCAGTGCGCACAGGCCGGTGGTGAACTCCGCGATCTCGATGGCACTAGGTTGCTCGATCGTCGGGGCAGTCGATCCGAAGGAAGTGCTGCGGCTGACTGAAAAACTGTTCGAGGCCGGCGTCGACATGGTCGCGATTGCCGACACGGTTGGTTATGCCGGACCGAAGCAGGTCGGGGAATTGACTTCGGCCGCGGTGAAGATTGCGGGCGCAAAACCGATCTGCATTCACCTGCATGACACGCGCGGCATGGGCATCGCCAATGCTTCGGCTGCGCTGGATGCTGGCGCGCGCGTGCTGGATGGATCGCTCGGCGGCCTCGGCGGCTGCCCGTTCGCGCCGGGCGCGACCGGAAACGTCGTGTTCGAGGATCTGGTGTTCCTGTGCGAGAGCAAGGGATTCAAAACGGGCATCGATATCGAGAAGCTGATCGCGGTGCGCGGAATCCTGAAATCGGAAATGCCGGGTGAAGCGCTGTATGGCGGATTGGCGCGCGCCGGATTGCCAGGCCGGACGGCGGCCAAGGCAGCGTGA
- a CDS encoding heavy metal translocating P-type ATPase, producing MNNNENADRSGASKGACCGGHSQAGRDHSHHDHHAHAATTVRDPVCGMTVNPATSKHRFDYRGETHHFCSAGCRTKFAADPVAYLDRDSRPKAAVPEGTIYTCPMHPEIRQVGPGSCPICGMALEPEVASLDAPPNPELADMTRRFWIGLVLALPAVILEMGSHLVGGHGLLDQTLSNWIQFAFATPVVLWAGWPFFVRGGQSLVTRNLNMFTLIAMGTGVAYVYSVIGAVAPGIFPATFRGHGGAVSVYFEAAAVITVLVLLGQVLELRAREATSGAIKALLQLAPKTARRIGDDGADHEVEIDALAVGDRLRVRPGEKVPVDGIIVEGRSSLDESLVTGESMPVTKESGSKVIAGTLNQSGGFVMRADKVGRDTLLSQIVKMVADAQRSRAPIQRLADQVSGWFVPIVILVALIAFGAWAWFGPEPRMAFGLVAAVSVLIIACPCALGLATPMSIMVGVGRGAQAGVLIKNAEALERMEKVDTLVVDKTGTLTEGKPKVVAIVPADGFDETDILRLAATVERASEHPLADAIVRAARERNLDLGKVDEFDSPTGKGATGKVDGKTIVLGNASFLQSLGIETGSLGEQGERLRRDGATVINIAIDGKLAGLFAIADPVKASTPDALRALAAEGIKVIMLTGDNKTTANAVARSLGIADVEAEVLPDQKSAVVAKLQKAGRIVAMAGDGVNDAPALAAAEVGIAMGTGTDVAMESAGVTLLKGDLGGIVRARRLSQATMRNIRQNLFFAFIYNAAGIPIAAGILYPAFGLLLSPIIAAAAMALSSVSVVGNALRLKVRRL from the coding sequence ATGAACAACAACGAAAACGCCGACCGAAGCGGCGCGTCAAAGGGCGCCTGCTGCGGCGGCCACAGCCAGGCCGGCCGCGACCACAGCCATCACGATCATCACGCACATGCCGCTACAACCGTGCGCGACCCTGTCTGCGGCATGACCGTGAATCCCGCGACCAGCAAGCATCGCTTCGACTATCGCGGCGAAACCCATCATTTCTGCTCGGCCGGCTGTCGCACCAAATTCGCTGCCGACCCTGTCGCCTATCTCGATAGAGACAGCCGGCCGAAAGCCGCCGTGCCGGAAGGCACGATCTACACCTGCCCGATGCATCCGGAGATCCGCCAGGTCGGCCCCGGAAGTTGCCCGATCTGCGGCATGGCGCTGGAGCCGGAGGTCGCGAGCCTCGATGCCCCGCCCAATCCGGAACTCGCCGACATGACGCGCCGCTTCTGGATCGGCCTCGTGCTCGCGCTGCCGGCGGTCATCCTCGAAATGGGCAGCCATCTCGTCGGCGGTCACGGCTTGCTCGATCAGACGCTGTCGAACTGGATCCAGTTCGCGTTTGCCACGCCTGTGGTGCTCTGGGCCGGCTGGCCGTTCTTCGTGCGCGGCGGACAGTCGCTCGTAACGCGCAATCTCAACATGTTCACGCTGATCGCGATGGGTACCGGCGTGGCCTATGTCTACAGCGTCATCGGCGCGGTTGCGCCCGGAATTTTCCCAGCCACCTTCCGCGGCCATGGCGGCGCGGTTTCAGTGTATTTCGAGGCGGCCGCCGTCATCACCGTGCTCGTGCTGCTCGGCCAGGTGCTCGAACTTCGCGCACGCGAAGCAACCTCGGGCGCGATCAAGGCGCTGCTCCAGCTCGCACCAAAAACCGCCCGCCGGATCGGCGACGATGGCGCCGATCATGAGGTGGAAATCGATGCGCTGGCGGTCGGCGATCGTCTGCGGGTGCGCCCGGGCGAGAAGGTGCCGGTGGACGGCATCATCGTCGAGGGCCGCTCCTCGCTCGACGAATCATTGGTGACCGGCGAATCCATGCCGGTCACCAAGGAGTCCGGCAGCAAGGTCATTGCGGGCACGCTCAACCAGTCCGGCGGGTTCGTGATGCGCGCCGACAAGGTCGGACGCGACACGCTGCTGTCCCAGATCGTGAAGATGGTGGCGGACGCGCAGCGCTCGCGGGCGCCGATCCAGCGGCTGGCCGATCAGGTTTCCGGCTGGTTCGTGCCGATCGTAATCCTCGTGGCGCTGATCGCGTTCGGCGCCTGGGCCTGGTTTGGCCCGGAGCCGCGCATGGCGTTCGGCCTGGTCGCCGCGGTCAGCGTGCTCATCATCGCCTGCCCCTGCGCGCTCGGCCTCGCCACGCCGATGTCGATCATGGTCGGCGTCGGACGTGGCGCGCAGGCCGGCGTGCTGATCAAGAACGCCGAAGCGCTGGAGCGGATGGAGAAGGTCGACACGCTGGTGGTCGACAAGACGGGAACGCTGACCGAGGGCAAGCCGAAGGTGGTCGCCATCGTGCCGGCAGACGGATTTGACGAGACCGACATTCTGCGGCTGGCTGCGACCGTCGAGCGCGCCAGCGAACATCCGCTGGCGGACGCCATCGTGCGGGCGGCCAGGGAGCGCAATCTCGATCTCGGCAAGGTCGACGAATTCGACTCGCCGACGGGAAAGGGCGCCACCGGCAAGGTCGACGGCAAGACCATCGTGCTCGGTAACGCGAGCTTTCTGCAATCGCTCGGCATCGAGACCGGCTCGCTCGGCGAACAGGGCGAACGTCTGCGCCGCGACGGCGCCACCGTCATCAACATCGCCATCGACGGCAAGCTCGCAGGGTTGTTCGCCATCGCCGATCCGGTGAAAGCGTCGACGCCGGATGCGCTGAGGGCGCTGGCGGCGGAAGGCATCAAGGTCATCATGCTGACCGGCGACAACAAGACGACGGCGAACGCCGTCGCACGCAGCCTTGGAATTGCCGACGTCGAGGCGGAAGTGCTGCCCGACCAGAAAAGCGCCGTGGTCGCAAAACTGCAGAAGGCCGGACGAATCGTCGCGATGGCCGGCGACGGCGTCAACGACGCGCCGGCGCTTGCCGCCGCCGAAGTCGGCATCGCCATGGGCACCGGCACGGATGTCGCAATGGAAAGCGCGGGAGTCACGCTGTTGAAGGGCGATCTCGGCGGCATCGTTCGCGCCCGCCGCCTATCGCAGGCGACCATGCGCAACATCAGGCAGAACCTGTTCTTCGCCTTCATCTACAACGCCGCCGGCATTCCGATCGCCGCAGGTATTCTCTATCCGGCTTTTGGATTGCTGTTGTCGCCGATCATCGCCGCGGCGGCGATGGCACTGTCGTCGGTAAGCGTCGTCGGGAATGCGCTGCGCCTAAAGGTGAGGCGGCTCTAA
- a CDS encoding DUF2244 domain-containing protein, protein MTAGNDFDPALDQPTLFSARVTPHRSLNPTGFLVLMTFIGAVSFVAGIAFLLMGAWPVLGFFGLDVLVIYWAFRINFRSADATEDVVVTPSELRVRRVSHRGHLIEWSFNPLWVQLEQTGDPEFGIEHLYLVSRGRRVPIGHFLGPDEKASFAKALLAALQTAKRGITYNPVD, encoded by the coding sequence ATGACCGCAGGCAACGACTTTGATCCGGCGCTTGACCAGCCGACACTGTTTTCGGCGCGGGTGACGCCGCATCGCTCGCTCAATCCCACCGGCTTCCTGGTGCTGATGACATTCATCGGCGCGGTGAGCTTTGTCGCCGGCATCGCATTCTTGCTGATGGGCGCCTGGCCGGTGCTCGGCTTTTTCGGCCTCGATGTGCTGGTAATCTACTGGGCGTTCCGGATCAATTTCCGCAGCGCTGATGCCACCGAGGATGTCGTGGTGACGCCGTCGGAATTGCGGGTGCGGCGGGTCAGCCATCGCGGCCATCTGATCGAATGGTCGTTCAATCCGCTCTGGGTGCAGCTCGAGCAGACCGGCGACCCCGAATTCGGCATCGAGCACCTCTATCTGGTCTCCCGCGGCCGCCGGGTCCCGATCGGCCATTTTCTCGGGCCGGACGAAAAGGCCAGCTTTGCCAAAGCCTTACTGGCTGCGTTGCAGACCGCCAAGCGCGGTATCACATACAATCCGGTCGACTAA
- a CDS encoding sulfate transporter family protein — MLDAAVKALSQILSPPMRSILWRSIGLALVLITVLAIGLQRLLSWFADYGEGWAEAMLGPGFHTSLHILAWIISIAAGLGVVLGGIFLMPAVTSLIASVFVDDVAEHVERKHYPAERPGDALPLGVAIPEGIKTALLTILVYLIALPFVLFAGAGFLIFFIATAWLLGREYFELAAMRFRSPAEAKAMRKDNSATVFTAGLFIAAFVSIPIVNLATPVFGMAFMVHMHKRLSGPRPELIEPVRKTGMPVA; from the coding sequence ATGCTGGACGCCGCCGTCAAGGCGCTTTCGCAGATCCTGTCGCCGCCGATGCGCTCCATCCTGTGGCGCTCGATCGGGCTGGCGCTGGTGCTGATCACGGTGCTGGCAATCGGATTGCAGCGGCTGTTGAGCTGGTTTGCCGATTACGGCGAGGGCTGGGCGGAGGCGATGCTCGGGCCGGGCTTTCACACCTCACTCCACATCCTTGCCTGGATCATCTCGATCGCGGCCGGCCTTGGCGTCGTGCTCGGCGGCATTTTCCTGATGCCGGCGGTCACCTCGCTGATCGCGAGCGTGTTCGTCGATGATGTCGCCGAGCACGTCGAGCGCAAACATTATCCGGCAGAGCGCCCCGGCGACGCGCTGCCGCTCGGCGTCGCGATCCCGGAAGGAATCAAGACGGCGCTGCTGACCATTTTGGTCTATCTGATCGCGCTGCCCTTCGTGCTGTTCGCGGGCGCGGGCTTTTTGATCTTCTTCATCGCCACCGCCTGGCTGCTCGGCCGCGAATACTTTGAACTCGCGGCGATGCGTTTCCGCTCACCCGCGGAAGCCAAGGCCATGCGCAAGGATAATTCGGCGACCGTGTTCACCGCGGGCCTGTTCATCGCAGCCTTCGTGTCGATCCCGATCGTCAATCTGGCGACGCCGGTGTTTGGCATGGCCTTCATGGTCCACATGCACAAGCGGCTGTCCGGTCCGAGACCGGAGCTGATCGAGCCTGTGCGAAAGACGGGCATGCCGGTGGCTTGA
- a CDS encoding bifunctional helix-turn-helix domain-containing protein/methylated-DNA--[protein]-cysteine S-methyltransferase gives MMISAIHDQRLARPGHQSAALRDYDSVRRAIAFISEHWRTQPTIEAMADAAAVTPDELHHLFRRWAGLTPKAFMQALTLDHAKGLLRDSASVLDAALDSGLSGPGRLHDLFVTHEAMSPGEWKNGGAGMTLRYGFHASPFGTAIVIASGRGLAGLAFADPGEEPTAFADMKRRWPNATYVEDHDGTVDLAQRIFDTRLWRPDQPLRVVLIGTDFEVRVWETLLKIPMGRAVCYSDIANKIKSPKASRAVGAAVGRNPVSFVVPCHRALGKGGALTGYHWGITRKQAMLGWEAGQVGLH, from the coding sequence ATGATGATATCAGCCATACATGACCAGCGCCTGGCCAGGCCGGGCCACCAGAGCGCCGCGCTGCGCGACTACGACTCGGTGCGGCGCGCCATCGCGTTCATCTCCGAGCACTGGCGCACGCAGCCGACCATCGAGGCGATGGCGGATGCCGCTGCCGTGACGCCGGATGAACTGCACCATCTGTTCCGCCGCTGGGCCGGGCTGACGCCAAAGGCTTTCATGCAGGCGCTCACCCTGGACCATGCGAAGGGCCTGTTGCGCGATTCCGCCAGCGTGCTCGATGCCGCGCTCGACTCAGGGCTGTCGGGCCCGGGCCGGCTGCACGATCTGTTCGTCACCCATGAGGCGATGTCGCCGGGCGAATGGAAGAACGGCGGCGCCGGCATGACGCTGCGCTACGGATTCCATGCTTCTCCCTTCGGCACCGCGATCGTGATCGCCAGCGGCCGCGGGCTGGCAGGGCTTGCCTTCGCCGATCCCGGCGAGGAGCCGACGGCGTTTGCCGACATGAAGCGGCGCTGGCCGAACGCGACCTATGTCGAGGACCACGACGGCACGGTCGACCTCGCGCAGCGCATCTTCGATACGCGGCTGTGGCGGCCGGACCAGCCGCTCCGCGTGGTCCTGATCGGAACGGACTTCGAGGTGCGGGTGTGGGAGACGCTGTTGAAAATCCCGATGGGCCGCGCGGTCTGCTATTCCGACATCGCCAACAAGATCAAAAGCCCGAAGGCCTCGCGCGCGGTTGGCGCCGCCGTTGGCCGTAATCCGGTGTCGTTCGTGGTGCCCTGCCACCGCGCGCTCGGCAAAGGCGGCGCGCTGACCGGCTATCACTGGGGCATCACGCGCAAGCAGGCGATGCTCGGCTGGGAAGCGGGACAGGTCGGGCTGCACTGA
- a CDS encoding metal-sensitive transcriptional regulator, with protein sequence MRKDIKASCQKRLSRIEGQVRGLSKMVEEDRYCIDIVTQISAVRAALRRVEEEVLRDHVSHCVEHAITSGNKADQREKIAELMAVIGRSDR encoded by the coding sequence ATGAGAAAAGACATCAAGGCATCCTGTCAAAAGCGTCTCAGCCGGATCGAGGGCCAGGTCCGCGGCCTCTCCAAGATGGTCGAGGAGGATCGCTACTGCATCGATATCGTGACCCAGATCTCCGCTGTCAGGGCCGCGCTCCGTCGCGTCGAGGAGGAGGTGCTGCGGGATCACGTGTCGCATTGCGTCGAACACGCGATCACCAGCGGCAACAAGGCCGATCAGCGCGAAAAGATCGCGGAGCTGATGGCCGTGATCGGCCGCTCCGACAGGTAA
- the dapB gene encoding 4-hydroxy-tetrahydrodipicolinate reductase, with protein sequence MADMRLIVAGAGGRMGRALVRVISETPGAVLTGALEAPGSELLGKDAGVLAGLPENGVKLSADLWKLSANADGILDFTVPAATIANVAIAAERGLVHIVGTTGLSVSDMAVIKSVTSRAVVVQSGNMSLGVNLLAALVKRVAQSLDESFDIEIVEMHHKAKIDAPSGTAFLLGEAAAAGRGVDLHTHSARGRDGHTGARQPGDIGFASLRGGTVTGDHSVIFAGTMERIELTHRAEDRTMFAQGAVKAALWAHGRKPGFYTMTDVLGLTDF encoded by the coding sequence ATGGCCGATATGCGATTGATCGTTGCGGGGGCCGGCGGCCGGATGGGCCGCGCGCTGGTGCGCGTCATTTCGGAGACGCCGGGCGCGGTTTTGACCGGTGCGCTGGAAGCGCCGGGATCGGAACTTTTGGGCAAGGATGCCGGCGTGCTCGCCGGTCTGCCGGAGAATGGGGTCAAACTCTCGGCTGATCTGTGGAAGCTGTCGGCCAATGCCGACGGCATTTTGGATTTCACCGTGCCGGCCGCCACCATCGCCAATGTCGCAATCGCCGCCGAACGCGGCCTCGTGCACATTGTCGGAACCACCGGGCTGTCGGTATCCGACATGGCCGTGATCAAGAGCGTTACCTCCCGCGCCGTGGTGGTGCAATCAGGCAATATGAGCCTCGGCGTCAACCTGCTCGCCGCGCTGGTCAAGCGCGTCGCGCAGTCGCTGGATGAAAGCTTCGACATCGAAATCGTCGAAATGCATCACAAGGCCAAGATCGATGCGCCGTCGGGCACCGCCTTCCTGCTGGGTGAAGCCGCCGCCGCCGGCCGCGGCGTCGACCTGCACACCCATTCGGCGCGCGGCCGCGACGGACATACCGGCGCGCGGCAGCCGGGCGATATCGGTTTTGCTTCGCTGCGCGGCGGCACCGTCACCGGCGATCACAGCGTGATCTTCGCCGGCACCATGGAGCGGATCGAACTGACCCACCGCGCGGAAGACCGAACGATGTTCGCACAGGGCGCCGTGAAGGCCGCGTTGTGGGCGCACGGCAGGAAGCCCGGCTTCTATACGATGACCGACGTGCTGGGGCTCACCGACTTCTAG
- a CDS encoding M23 family metallopeptidase yields the protein MMARDFMRVATFSRTFAFAAALGLSSEVIAQSIQLGMPIACEPGRTCYIQNYIDADPSASARDFKCGTLTYDGHNGTDFRLPSLASQRAGVEVLASASGRILRTRDGAPDGAFGRSAREAVRDVECGNGVVIEHPEHWETQYCHMASGSLAVRPGDVVEAGQPLGRVGLSGLTEYPHLHFTVRHKGAIVDPFAYGAAPGSCGSGEPLWRPALHAQLAYQERAILNAGFASGPVTMELIEDGSADKESPSAGAAAIVAFVRVIGLKTGDAQQLVIQDPLGNVVAENRAPQLQANKAQFLLFTGRKRPAAGWDRGTYKATYVVERDGRVVLKKDMEFTL from the coding sequence ATGATGGCCCGGGATTTCATGCGCGTTGCGACTTTTTCTCGGACCTTTGCCTTTGCGGCGGCACTCGGCCTTTCTTCCGAAGTGATCGCCCAGAGCATTCAATTGGGGATGCCAATCGCCTGCGAACCTGGCCGGACCTGCTACATCCAGAATTACATTGATGCCGATCCGTCAGCGTCAGCGCGAGACTTCAAATGCGGCACCTTGACGTATGACGGCCATAACGGGACCGACTTTCGCTTGCCGTCACTGGCGTCGCAAAGGGCAGGCGTGGAAGTCCTCGCTTCCGCAAGTGGCCGCATTCTTCGCACACGAGACGGCGCGCCAGATGGCGCCTTTGGCAGATCGGCGCGCGAAGCCGTTCGCGATGTCGAATGCGGCAATGGCGTTGTGATCGAACATCCGGAGCACTGGGAAACCCAGTATTGCCATATGGCCAGCGGCAGCCTGGCGGTGAGGCCCGGCGACGTGGTTGAGGCCGGGCAGCCGCTTGGCCGCGTAGGTCTTTCAGGACTGACCGAATATCCTCATCTGCATTTCACGGTCAGGCACAAGGGGGCAATCGTCGATCCTTTCGCCTATGGCGCCGCCCCCGGCTCATGCGGTAGTGGCGAACCGCTGTGGCGCCCCGCGCTTCACGCGCAACTCGCTTATCAGGAGCGAGCCATTCTAAACGCCGGCTTCGCGAGCGGTCCGGTGACGATGGAGCTCATAGAGGATGGAAGTGCGGACAAGGAATCGCCGTCCGCCGGCGCCGCGGCGATTGTTGCCTTTGTTCGTGTTATCGGTCTGAAGACGGGCGACGCGCAACAACTCGTGATCCAGGACCCACTCGGAAACGTCGTCGCGGAAAATCGAGCCCCGCAACTTCAGGCGAACAAGGCGCAGTTCCTGTTGTTTACCGGCAGAAAGCGTCCGGCGGCCGGCTGGGATCGTGGCACCTACAAGGCCACCTATGTTGTCGAGCGCGACGGCCGGGTCGTCCTGAAGAAAGACATGGAATTCACCCTCTAG
- the nth gene encoding endonuclease III, giving the protein MAKIIRSISAKKSSVPSVPKKVAKKAAKAGPRRVAKPSAKPKSSKQKPWTPAEIQEAFSRFRKANPEPKGELEHLNPYTLLVAVVLSAQATDAGVNKATRALFAVADTPQKMLELGEEKVREYIKTIGLYRNKAKNVIALSEKLINEFGGEVPRTRAEIETLPGAGRKTANVVLNMAYGEHTMAVDTHVFRVGNRTGLAPGSTPLEVELGLEKVIPPEFMRHAHHWLILHGRYTCLARKPRCEVCLINDLCRWPEKTV; this is encoded by the coding sequence ATGGCCAAAATCATCCGCTCAATCAGCGCGAAAAAATCCAGCGTTCCGTCGGTGCCGAAGAAAGTGGCAAAGAAGGCCGCCAAGGCGGGGCCAAGGCGTGTGGCGAAGCCATCAGCCAAACCAAAATCTTCAAAGCAAAAACCTTGGACCCCGGCCGAGATCCAAGAGGCCTTCAGCCGCTTCCGCAAGGCCAATCCGGAGCCGAAGGGCGAGCTCGAGCATCTCAACCCCTATACGCTGCTGGTCGCCGTGGTGCTGTCGGCGCAGGCAACGGATGCCGGCGTCAACAAGGCGACGCGCGCGCTGTTTGCGGTGGCCGATACCCCGCAGAAGATGCTGGAGCTCGGCGAAGAGAAAGTGCGCGAGTACATCAAGACGATCGGGCTCTATCGCAACAAGGCGAAGAACGTCATCGCGCTGTCGGAAAAGCTGATCAATGAATTCGGCGGCGAGGTGCCGCGCACGCGGGCCGAGATCGAGACGCTGCCCGGCGCCGGCCGCAAGACCGCCAATGTCGTGCTCAACATGGCCTATGGCGAACACACCATGGCGGTCGATACGCATGTATTCCGCGTCGGCAACCGCACCGGGCTGGCGCCCGGCAGCACGCCGCTTGAGGTCGAATTAGGGCTGGAAAAGGTGATTCCGCCCGAATTCATGCGGCACGCCCACCATTGGCTGATCCTGCACGGGCGCTACACGTGTCTCGCGCGCAAGCCACGCTGCGAGGTGTGCCTGATCAACGATCTCTGTCGTTGGCCGGAAAAGACGGTGTGA
- the nikR gene encoding nickel-responsive transcriptional regulator NikR, with product MQRITITIEDELLTEIDAAAEARGYQNRSEIIRDLARAGLQQSAEDTAPSGQCVAALVYVYDHAARDLSKRLVQNFHGHHDMSLATLHVHLDDDSCMEVTALKGASGEVKHFADHIIAERGVRYGRVVMIPTASDEKPKARKRGHHD from the coding sequence ATGCAACGGATCACCATCACCATCGAAGACGAGCTGCTGACCGAGATCGATGCCGCGGCGGAAGCCCGCGGCTATCAAAACCGCTCCGAGATCATCCGCGATCTCGCCCGCGCCGGCCTGCAGCAGAGCGCCGAGGATACGGCCCCATCAGGCCAATGCGTTGCAGCCCTGGTCTATGTCTACGACCACGCCGCGCGCGACCTTTCGAAGCGGCTGGTGCAAAATTTCCACGGCCACCACGATATGTCGCTGGCGACGCTGCACGTCCACCTGGACGACGACTCCTGCATGGAAGTGACGGCGCTGAAGGGCGCCAGCGGCGAGGTAAAGCACTTTGCCGACCACATCATCGCCGAGCGCGGCGTGCGCTATGGCCGCGTCGTGATGATCCCGACGGCATCCGACGAGAAACCGAAGGCGCGCAAGCGTGGCCATCACGACTAG